The following proteins come from a genomic window of Schistocerca gregaria isolate iqSchGreg1 chromosome X, iqSchGreg1.2, whole genome shotgun sequence:
- the LOC126298681 gene encoding uroporphyrinogen decarboxylase, protein MSFPALKNDRLLRAARGEEVDKIPVWIMRQAGRYLPEFRDLRQKYDFFTMCQTPALAAEVSIQPIQRFDLDACIIFSDILVIPQALGAHVEMKPSVGPVLEPLVEPEDITKLEVPVNVNEKLGYVAEAITLTRHKLEGKVPLIGFSGAPWTLMAYMIEGGGSKTLSKAKAWLYKYPDASKKLLTILTDAVVDYMIMQAAAGAQLLQLFESNAEYLGPDLFCKFALPYIRDICKRVKTGCASVGVGNIPMTIFAKGAHYALEELSGSGYDVVGIDWTVDPTEARNRTGGTVTLQGNLDPCALYSPPEQLKSLASEMVQKFGKTKYIANLGHGIYPDVDPAHVKILIDAIHDVK, encoded by the coding sequence ATGAGCTTTCCAGCTTTAAAGAATGACAGGCTTTTAAGAGCAGCTCGTGGTGAGGAAGTGGACAAGATTCCAGTATGGATAATGAGACAGGCAGGCAGATATCTCCCAGAATTTCGTGATCTTCGCCAAAAGTATGACTTTTTCACGATGTGTCAAACCCCAGCTCTAGCAGCAGAAGTGTCTATTCAACCTATACAGAGATTTGATCTTGATGCATGCATAATATTTTCTGATATCTTGGTAATTCCTCAAGCTTTAGGAGCGCATGTTGAAATGAAACCTAGTGTGGGCCCCGTTTTGGAACCTCTGGTTGAACCCGAAGACATTACCAAACTTGAAGTGCCAGTTAATGTAAATGAGAAACTTGGCTATGTTGCAGAAGCAATCACACTGACGCGTCACAAGTTAGAAGGAAAAGTTCCTCTTATCGGATTTTCTGGGGCCCCTTGGACTTTGATGGCATACATGATTGAAGGTGGTGGATCAAAGACACTTTCAAAGGCAAAAGCATGGTTATATAAATATCCAGATGCCAGCAAGAAATTATTAACTATCTTAACTGATGCTGTTGTTGATTATATGATAATGCAGGCTGCTGCTGGTGCTCAGTTGTTGCAACTCTTTGAATCAAATGCTGAATACCTAGGTCCTGATCTGTTCTGCAAATTTGCTCTTCCTTATATTCGTGATATCTGTAAAAGAGTGAAAACTGGCTGTGCTAGTGTTGGTGTAGGCAACATTCCAATGACAATTTTTGCTAAAGGTGCACATTATGCTCTGGAGGAGCTTTCTGGAAGTGGTTATGATGTGGTAGGTATCGACTGGACTGTAGATCCCACAGAGGCAAGAAACAGAACAGGGGGAACTGTAACACTCCAAGGGAATTTGGATCCGTGTGCTCTATATTCCCCTCCAGAACAGCTGAAAAGTCTGGCATCAGAAATGGTACAAAAGTTTGGGAAGACTAAATATATAGCAAATCTTGGGCATGGAATATATCCTGATGTTGATCCAGCACATGTAAAGATTTTAATAGATGcgatacatgatgtgaagtaa